Below is a genomic region from Enterobacter hormaechei subsp. xiangfangensis.
CAACTATGCTTAAAAGATGAAAGACTATTCAGCTTACAGCTGTTCGTTGAATTATGGAGAATTGTAAATCCCGAAAAATTCCGAATGTGTTATATTCCACTTAAGGATATATCTTCGAAAATATTGAACATTAAATCCACAAAAGAACAAAAGGATTCACTATGGTTGTGATGTACGGCATTAAGAATTGCGACACGATTAAAAAAGCCCGCCGCTGGCTGGAAGCACACAACATCGACTATCGCTTCCACGATTACCGTGCCGACGGGCTTGACCCCGCGTTTCTCCATTCCGCCATCAACGAACTGGGATGGGAAGCGCTGCTGAATACCCGCGGGACCACCTGGCGAAAACTGGATGAATCTCTCCGGGCCACGATCAACGACGCCGACAGCGCAGCCAAATTGATGCTTGAAATGCCGGCAATCATCAAACGCCCATTGCTCTGCAAGCCAGGTCAGCCTATGCTGCTGGGTTTCAGTGAAACCCTTTATTCAGATTTATTCGTTGAGGTGTAGTCTATGTCATGCCCGGTCATTGAGCTGACTCAGCAGCTTATTCGCCGTCCTTCCCTTAGCCCGGACGACGCAGGTTGTCAGGCATTAATGATTGAGCGCCTGCGTGCCATCGGTTTTACCGTGGAGCACATGGATTTTGGCGATACGCAGAACTTCTGGGCATGGCGCGGTCAGGGGGAGACGCTGGCGTTTGCCGGACATACTGACGTAGTTCCCGCGGGCGACGCAGACCGCTGGATCAACCCGCCTTTTGAGCCGACCATTCGAGACGGCATGCTTTTCGGACGCGGCGCTGCGGACATGAAAGGTTCCCTGGCTGCGATGGTCGTGGCGGCAGAGCGTTTCGTCGCCCAGCATCCGAACCATAAAAACCGTCTTGCGTTTTTGATTACCTCCGATGAAGAAGCCAGCGCCCACAACGGCACCGTGAAGGTCGTTGAGGCGCTGATGGCGCGCAATGAACGTCTGGACTACTGTCTGGTGGGCGAACCGTCCAGCACCGAAGTGGTGGGCGATGTGGTGAAAAATGGCCGCCGTGGATCCCTGACCTGCAATTTGACTATTCATGGCGTGCAGGGCCACGTTGCCTATCCGCACCTGGCGGATAACCCGGTACACCGCGCCGCGCCGATGCTGAACGAACTGGTGAGCATTGAATGGGATAAAGGCAATGAATTTTTCCCGCCAACCAGCATGCAGATAGCCAACATCAAGGCTGGCACCGGCAGCAACAACGTCATTCCCGGCGATCTCTTCGTCCAGTTTAACTTCCGCTTCAGCACCGAACTGACTGACGAGATGATCAAAGCGCGAGTGATTGCGCTGCTCGAGAAATATCAGCTGCGCTATACCCTCGACTGGTGGCTGTCTGGCCAGCCGTTCCTGACGCAGCGCGGTAAACTGGTGGATGCGGTAGTGAACGCCATTGCGCACTATAATGAAATTAAGCCACAACTGCTGACAACGGGCGGCACGTCTGACGGACGCTTTATCGCCCGCATGGGCGCACAGGTTGTCGAACTGGGTCCGGTTAACGCGACGATTCACAAAATCAATGAATGCGTGAACGCTGCCGATTTACAACTGCTGGCCCGCATGTATCAACGTATTATGGAGCAACTCGTCGCCTGACGGGTGCTTAAAGAGGATTAGCGAATGGACTGGCTTTCAAAGTACTGGTGGATTCTGGTGTTGGTATTTCTGGTAGGCGTGCTGCTTAACGTGATTAAAGATCTCAAGCGCGTTGACCACAAAAAGTTCCTTGCCAACAAACCGGATCTTCCGCCGCACCGTGATTTTAACGACAAGTGGGACGATGAAGACGACTGGCCGAAGAAGGACCAGAAGAAGTAATTGTACACACCCCTCACCCCCGGCCCCTCTCCCCAGAGGGACGAGGGGGGTTTTGTTCCCTCTCCCTTTGGGGAGAGGGGAAATGTTTAAATAAACTCGACGATATCATCGTCATTCGGCTTAGCGCCGCTGAGCGCTTCATCAAAGTAGTGCTTCGGTACGGTATAACGCAGATGATCGAGCGCGAACTGCATGCTGCGATCGTCAATGGCATGCCCCAGATCGTCTACGATATCCAGCGTCACATCTCCGCCCTCGCGCATCAGCGTCTCCTGGGCGGCTACTGCATGCGAAAGCTCAATTACCCGGTCTTCACCCCCATGAATGAGATGGATCGTAGTCTGCGTGGTCGCGCTTTGCGGTAACGTCGCAAAACGCCCGTTAAAGGCAATCACGCGGGACACCAGTCCGGGCTGCGCTTTTACGCTTTCCAGCGACATGATTGAACCCTGAGAGAAGCCAATCAGCGCCGTTGCGTCGGCGCCTACGCCGCTCTGCTGCTGCCAGTAACGCACGGTATCGATAAAGGCTGGCATAACGGCATCAATACGCGCCTGACGATTCTCCTCCGTCACGCCCTCGACGGAAAACCACTGCCGGCCGTCCGGACCGCACGGCTCCACGCCGCCGATGCTGACGATCAGCGCGTGTGGGAAAACGGGTGCAAACCAGCTGCCAATCTGTCCCATATTGACGGCATTGTCGCCCACGCCATGAAACAGAAGCAGGAGCTGTTTAGCAGGCGTATCCGGGCTTTGCACAACAAAATGGTCATGTTTCATGGCGATCTCCTTAATTGATAAGCAGGATTTTACGCCTCTGCGGGGTAATGACCATGCCACTTTACTGAAGAAGTCATTGAAAAAATTGCCATTGCAAAATGTCGGCTTTCAGCTGCTGGCTACGGGAGTAATCAAGCCTTTCAAGCGCGTGTGCGGTTTCCTCGCGTAGCTTCGCCAGCAGCGCTTTGCGCCCGAAATCGTGCGTATTCCCTTCCATTTTCCCGCGCAGCGCCGGGAGTGGGATGTCCACGGCTAACACCAATCGCGTTAGCGCCGCAACCGAGGTTGAAAACGCCCGGTGAGCAAAGGCAAACCCCGCCAGCTCCAGCCAGTCATCACTATTAAGGGTAGCTTCCCATGCATCCGTCACCGGGATCTTTTCGCCATTCCAGGCCGACAGGACGCGCATATCACGACATAAACGCTGATGCGCCTGTTCGCAGAGCTGATGCCCCGCCTCGCTCAGCGGCAGCAACGCCATCGCCGTATAGCACCCGCTGCTGGCTTCCCGGTGGCTGCCCATCCGCACCAGCACAAACCCGCACTGCCGCCAGAAACGCCACAGCTCGTCGGTATAGCCAAAGCTGACCGAGAGATAATCTTCTCCGCTGGCACTGCGGATCAGCCGCTGGCCGATGCCTTCCCGCTGGCGATGGGGATGAACCGCAATGCGGCTGACGCGTCGGCCTTTCAGCGTCGCCGCGAGCGGCGAACCGCCGTGCGCCGCCAGCGACTGCGCCACCAGATTTCCACGCGGCCGACGAAACCCCGCCCATACTGCGCGGCTAAGTTCAGGGGGTAATCCCCCCTCCTCCACCAGCCAGAGCGCGCCCGCGATCTCCGCGCCCGCCTGAGCAACAGCAAAGTGCTGGCCGGGGGCGTCCATCATCCGGCGTAAATCGAGGGGGGACGTTCGGTAGTGCGCGGCACACAGCAGTTCATACACGCCTGCCCCGCGCGCCGGATCGTTCTCCCATATCCCGGGCTCCAGCGACGTTAAACGTACCTCCCCTGCCGGTTTGCGATCGATAAGCGCATCGTCGAACAGCAGCGCGTTCGCCACTATCCGCTCAAGGGGGCATCCGGCAGCCCAGCGAACTGGCGTGGATAAGGTATAACGCCGCAGCCCGCTGAACCGGGCGCAGAACTTCAGCAGGAATCCCCTGCCCGTGCCTTCATAACCCTGCACCGTGGTGGTCAGCAACACGCGGGGAAAGCGCGACACCAGCTTCTCCAGCAGCGGGCCGGGGATAGCGGCTGCCTCATCGACAATCAGCCAGTCAGCTTCTGTGGTGGAGGCCAGCAGCGCATCCGGGGCCATAAAGTGAAAACGTTCCCCGGCGAAACGCGCGATGACATCCGTCGCCCCTTTTGCCGGTGCCGTCACTACTGCACTCCCCTGAATGCCGCTCAGCAACATGCCCGCCAGGGCGGACTTTCCGCGTCCGCGCGGCGCCGTCACGGCGGCCACGCCCGCAGGCATGGTCAGAAGAGCGTCGAGGATTTCAGCCTGCTCGCGCTGCGGTTCACCGCTGGCGGGCTGCCAGGCGGGTAAATCTGGCGCAACGGGAAGGCACAGAGGACGATGTTGATGCCAGACGATGGCATCTGAATCGGCGGTAAGCATCCGGCAAAAGTGGTGAACAAAGTGCGTGGTGGCGATCGGCTCTGCGCTGTCGCTCCAGCGCAGAGAATCCCTGTCGGGCCTGTCGGCCCAGACGGAGAACGGCGGCACCAGCAGCACCAGAAGGCTTCCGGCGCGCAGGGTCCCGCTGAGGGCGGCGAAGGCCGAGACGTCAAACCCGTCTCGCGCGTCAAAAACGGCGTGCAGGTATTCACGTCCCAGCAGGCCGCTGATGGCCTTAGAGGGGTTTTCCTCCAGCCACAGCCAGTCTCCTGGTAACGTATCGCGCAGATGGGTCACCTGGCTCAACGTCCACGCTTCATCGCCGCTGAGCACCACCAGCCGGCGGTGCCCGGTACGCTGAAGCTGGTTAACCAGCTGTTCAAACCCCAACATCACATAGCTTTGCCGAAGGTATTACACTGCGACGGGTTGCCGCTGTCGAAGCCACGCTTAAACCAGCTGTAGCGCTGCTCTGAGGTGCCATGGGTAAAGCTGTCCGGCACAACGCGCCCCTGGCTCTGCTGCTGCAAGCGATCGTCACCAATCGCCTGTGCGGCATTCAGGGCCTCTTCCAGATCGCCTGTTTCCAGCACGCCCTGCTGCTGCATGCTATGTCCCCAGACGCCAGCGAAGCAGTCGGCCTGAAGCTCCATGCGTACGGAAAGACGATTCACCTCCGCCTGAGACGCATTCTGCTGCATCTGACGCACTTTAGGCTCAATGCCGAGGAGCTTCTGCACATGGTGGCCGACTTCATGCGCGATCACGTAGCCCTGGGCAAAATCGCCGTCGGCGCCCAGCTTGCTTTTCATGTCGTCATAGAAGGAGAGATCGATATAGACGGTGCTGTCCGCCGGGCAGTAGAACGGCCCCATAACGGACTGCCCGGTGCCACAGCCGGTGCGGGTTGCGCCCCGGTACATCACCAGTTTTGGCGGCTGATAAGTCCGCCCCATTTTCTCGAACTGCTGACCCCAGGTATCTTCGGTCGTCGCGAGAATAACGGAAGTAAATTTCGCCGCTTCATCTTCATTTGGGCTGATGGAGCGCTGAGAATACTGCTGCTGTTGCCCGGTTTCACCGGTCATCAAACCGGTCAGGTCGACACCGTAGTAGCCCGCCACCAGCACGACGACCAGCAGAATAATGCCGCCCTTGCCGCTGGGTAACCGGAAACCTGGCCCGCCCATAGACGGACCACCGCCACCACTGCTGCGTCTGTCTTCTACGTTGTCACTTTCACGACGCCCTTGCCAGCGCATAAACACCTCGAACTATTCCATTTATAATAGCTATGATCGTAGGCGGTTAATGAAAGGATTACCATAGTAAACAAGGATAAGACGCCAAAGGATGCCAACATCCTTTGGCAAATGCGCAGTTTAGTCGAGCTTAACGCCTAAACGGTGAGCAACCGCTTCGTACGCTTCGACCACGCCACCCAGACTCTGGCGGAAACGGTCTTTGTCCATTTTATCCAGCGTCTCTTTGTCCCACAGGCGGCTGCCGTCCGGAGAGAATTCGTCGCCCAGCACCACTTCGCCTTTGTACAGACCGAACTCCAGCTTGAAGTCGACCAGGATCAGGCCCGCGTCATCAAACAGCTTTTTCAGCACGTCGTTGGCTTTGTAGGTCAGTTCCTGCATGCGCGCCAGGTTCTCTTTGCTTACCCAGCCGAAGGTTTCACAGTAGGATTCGTTGACCATCGGGTCATGCATGGCGTCGTTTTTCAGGAACAGATCGAACAGCGGTGGATTCAGTTCGATACCTTCTTCGATGCCCAGACGCTTCACCAGGGAGCCTGCGGCACGGTTACGGATCACGCACTCAACCGGCACCATATCCAGTTTTTTTACCAGACATTCCGTATCGGACAACAACGCTTCCATCTGAGTCGGGATACCGGCTTCGGCCAGTTTGGTCATAATGAAGTGGTTGAACTTGTTGTTCACCATGCCCTTACGATCGAACTGCTCAATGCGTGCGCCGTCTCCTGCTGACGTATCATTGCGGAATTCGAGCACCAACAGATCCGGGTTTTCCGTGCTGTATACGGTTTTCGCTTTGCCACGATACAACTCAGCTTGCTTCTGCATCTTCATTACTCCTGGTGTGATGATTTGTATTCAAAACTGGCCATATTATGCCACGCACACGTTTGCGTAGCACGAAAATAAAAAGGGCTGGAATAACCAGCCCTCACTATTATTTGCTGAATGCGGCCTGGAAGGCAGCGACCAGCGCATCGTTCTGCGCCTGGGTCAGCGTGTGTCCTTTCGGATCGATAAATTGCAGGCTGCTGCGGTTATCGAGGTCGCCGACCTGGATTTTGTAGTCACCGGAAGGCAGCTGTGGATCGCTTGCCCCCAACTCCTGCCAGGCGCTATCAGACAGCGGCTTATAGGTCGCTGTGATACTGCCCGTTGAACGGGTGCTGTCAGTCACCTTCATGCCCACTTTTTCAAGCGTTGCTGGCAGACGCTGCCAGGTCTGGTTAAACGGCGCACGCACCACCAGCATCGGCAGACCGGTATCGTCTGCACCGCTCTGCACGTCAAAGGTTGAGCCGTTACGGTTCTGCGCGGCGTTTGCGGCATCGGTAGCGTTCTTATCCAGACCCGCTGCAATCACGTTCAGCATTTCAGTGCTGTAGCGCTGCATGGCGGACGGATCGGCAACCGGTTTACCTGCCTGCTCAAGATTCAACAGCTTAACGGTAACCGCCTGCTGATAACCCTGCGGCTTAACGGAGACTTGATAACGACCACGGTACTGCTGGTCTTCATCGAGACGGTTCCACTCAATCCAGTCGGTAGTTAAAGCTTGGCTGGCGTCGTCGCGTTTATCAATCGTATAGTTTTTCGACTGAATGACGCTTACAACCTGCGGCCACAGCGTTGTACCGCGTGCGCTTTCCACCAGCAGAGAAGCTGTATCACCGGTGAACTGCGTGCGCGCGCCGCTCACGAGCGCCAGAGGCTGAGCTGGCGGACGAATATCGAGCGCTTTACCCACCAGGCCGCTGCCGTTGGTAACCGGAATATTATAATCACCGTTCTGGATCGGCAGGATCATGCCGGCAGGCGCGTGAAGTTCAGCAAGCGGCGGCGCATCCAGATAGGATTCATCACCGCTCACCTGGCGCTTGTAGCGCGAGTCTGAACTACAGGCAGCGAGGAGCATAACAAGCGAAACACCCGCAACCTTCGCCAGGCGCGACTTCTGTACTGAATAAGCCATCAAATCTCCCTAAACTTTACAGCAAACCGGCATGCTTCAGCGCGCCAGCGACAATTTCACGACCGTGGTCGGTAATCGGTGTCATTGGCAGACGCAGCGTGTCGGTTGCTACAAGCCCCAACTCCTTACATGCCCATTTCACTGGGATCGGATTGGGTTCGACAAATAATTTATTGTGCAACGGCATCAGACGCTGATTAATCACGCGAGCTTCATCAAAGTGACCGGCTGCGGCCAGTTTGCACATGTCAGCCATATCGCGCGCCGCCACGTTCGCCGTCACGGAAATCACGCCGTTACCACCGAGCTGCATAAAGTCCAGCGCGGTCGCATCATCACCGCTCAACAGGATAAAGTCGTCTGAAACCAGCTCTTTGATCTGATGAACGCGGCTTAAGTTCCCTGTCGCCTCTTTAATCCCGATAATATTTTTTACTTTCGAGAGACGGCCAACGGTTTCCGGCAGCATATCGCAACCGGTACGGGACGGAACATTATACAGAATTTGTGGCAAGTCAGTATGTTCAGCGATGGCTTTGAAATGCTGGAACAAACCTTCCTGAGTAGGACGGTTGTAATAAGGGGTCACCGTCAGACAGCCGACAATGCCGCTGTCGTTAAAACGTTGGGTCAGACTGATAGCTTCTGCGGTTGCGTTTGCGCCCGTCCCCGCGATGACCGGAATACGCCCGTCCGCCAGTTCCAGGGTCAGCATCACAACGTCGCCGTGCTCTTCGTGGCTCAGCGTAGCGGATTCACCGGTAGTCCCTACCGAAACGATCGCCGAGGTTCCATTGGCGACATGGTAATCAATGAGCTTCTTCATGCTTGACCGGCAGACATTACCTTTTTCATCCATCGGTGTAACAAGCGCGACAATACTTCCCGTGAACATGAGCCATCCTCTGTGCGAACAAGAGCCTCAATGTTACGTTTGGAACTGTAATAAAAGCAAGCGACCTGAGGCTCTCAGGCGGTTGTATGCATGTTTTTTTTATGCTTTCCTTAGGAAGACTTAACCACGCAAAGGAAGAACAGGTTTGACAACCTCATCACAACATTACCTGGTTATCACTGCGCTGGGTGCTGACAGGCCGGGTATCGTGAATACCATCACTCGCCACGTGAGCAGCTGCGGCTGCAACATCGAAGACAGCCGGCTGGCTATGCTTGGCGAAGAGTTCACGTTCATCATGCTGCTTTCCGGAACATGGAATGCCATTACCCTCATCGAATCTACCCTGCCGCTGAAAGGCGCAGAGCTGGATTTACTGATTGTGATGAAGCGCACCACCGCGCGCCCGCGTCCGGCTCTGCCTGCCACGGTCTGGGTACAGGTTGAAGTGCCTGATTCACCTCATCTGATTGAACGTTTTACGGCGCTGTTTGACAGCCATCAGATGAACATTGCCGAACTGGTTTCCCGCACGCAGCCGGGCGATGAAAACGCAATCCCGACGCTGTTTATTCAAATTACCGCACACAGCCCTGCCTCGCAGGATGCGTCAAATATCGAGCAAGCGTTCAAAGCCCTCTGTACAGAATTACACGCGCAAGGCAGTATAAGCGTCGTCGATTATTCGCAGCACGAACAGGATGGAGTTGAGTAATGAACCCACTGAAAGCCGGTGATATCGCACCGAAATTTAGCTTACCGGATCAAGACGGCGAGCAAGTAAATTTGACCGACTTCCAGGGACAGCGTGTTCTGGTCTATTTCTACCCGAAAGCCATGACCCCGGGCTGTACCGTACAGGCCTGCGGTCTACGCGACAACATGGATGAGTTGAAAAAGGTCGGTGTGGAAGTGCTGGGCATCAGCACCGATAAGCCAGAGAAGCTGTCACGTTTTGCGGAAAAAGAGCTGCTGAACTTCACGCTGCTTTCCGATGAAGACCACCAGGTTTGCGAGCAGTTTGGCGTCTGGGGTGAGAAGTCCTTTATGGGCA
It encodes:
- a CDS encoding ArsC family reductase codes for the protein MVVMYGIKNCDTIKKARRWLEAHNIDYRFHDYRADGLDPAFLHSAINELGWEALLNTRGTTWRKLDESLRATINDADSAAKLMLEMPAIIKRPLLCKPGQPMLLGFSETLYSDLFVEV
- the dapE gene encoding succinyl-diaminopimelate desuccinylase, which codes for MSCPVIELTQQLIRRPSLSPDDAGCQALMIERLRAIGFTVEHMDFGDTQNFWAWRGQGETLAFAGHTDVVPAGDADRWINPPFEPTIRDGMLFGRGAADMKGSLAAMVVAAERFVAQHPNHKNRLAFLITSDEEASAHNGTVKVVEALMARNERLDYCLVGEPSSTEVVGDVVKNGRRGSLTCNLTIHGVQGHVAYPHLADNPVHRAAPMLNELVSIEWDKGNEFFPPTSMQIANIKAGTGSNNVIPGDLFVQFNFRFSTELTDEMIKARVIALLEKYQLRYTLDWWLSGQPFLTQRGKLVDAVVNAIAHYNEIKPQLLTTGGTSDGRFIARMGAQVVELGPVNATIHKINECVNAADLQLLARMYQRIMEQLVA
- a CDS encoding YpfN family protein — translated: MDWLSKYWWILVLVFLVGVLLNVIKDLKRVDHKKFLANKPDLPPHRDFNDKWDDEDDWPKKDQKK
- the ypfH gene encoding esterase, whose translation is MKHDHFVVQSPDTPAKQLLLLFHGVGDNAVNMGQIGSWFAPVFPHALIVSIGGVEPCGPDGRQWFSVEGVTEENRQARIDAVMPAFIDTVRYWQQQSGVGADATALIGFSQGSIMSLESVKAQPGLVSRVIAFNGRFATLPQSATTQTTIHLIHGGEDRVIELSHAVAAQETLMREGGDVTLDIVDDLGHAIDDRSMQFALDHLRYTVPKHYFDEALSGAKPNDDDIVEFI
- a CDS encoding tRNA(Met) cytidine acetyltransferase TmcA, whose product is MLGFEQLVNQLQRTGHRRLVVLSGDEAWTLSQVTHLRDTLPGDWLWLEENPSKAISGLLGREYLHAVFDARDGFDVSAFAALSGTLRAGSLLVLLVPPFSVWADRPDRDSLRWSDSAEPIATTHFVHHFCRMLTADSDAIVWHQHRPLCLPVAPDLPAWQPASGEPQREQAEILDALLTMPAGVAAVTAPRGRGKSALAGMLLSGIQGSAVVTAPAKGATDVIARFAGERFHFMAPDALLASTTEADWLIVDEAAAIPGPLLEKLVSRFPRVLLTTTVQGYEGTGRGFLLKFCARFSGLRRYTLSTPVRWAAGCPLERIVANALLFDDALIDRKPAGEVRLTSLEPGIWENDPARGAGVYELLCAAHYRTSPLDLRRMMDAPGQHFAVAQAGAEIAGALWLVEEGGLPPELSRAVWAGFRRPRGNLVAQSLAAHGGSPLAATLKGRRVSRIAVHPHRQREGIGQRLIRSASGEDYLSVSFGYTDELWRFWRQCGFVLVRMGSHREASSGCYTAMALLPLSEAGHQLCEQAHQRLCRDMRVLSAWNGEKIPVTDAWEATLNSDDWLELAGFAFAHRAFSTSVAALTRLVLAVDIPLPALRGKMEGNTHDFGRKALLAKLREETAHALERLDYSRSQQLKADILQWQFFQ
- a CDS encoding neutral zinc metallopeptidase codes for the protein MRWQGRRESDNVEDRRSSGGGGPSMGGPGFRLPSGKGGIILLVVVLVAGYYGVDLTGLMTGETGQQQQYSQRSISPNEDEAAKFTSVILATTEDTWGQQFEKMGRTYQPPKLVMYRGATRTGCGTGQSVMGPFYCPADSTVYIDLSFYDDMKSKLGADGDFAQGYVIAHEVGHHVQKLLGIEPKVRQMQQNASQAEVNRLSVRMELQADCFAGVWGHSMQQQGVLETGDLEEALNAAQAIGDDRLQQQSQGRVVPDSFTHGTSEQRYSWFKRGFDSGNPSQCNTFGKAM
- the purC gene encoding phosphoribosylaminoimidazolesuccinocarboxamide synthase, which translates into the protein MQKQAELYRGKAKTVYSTENPDLLVLEFRNDTSAGDGARIEQFDRKGMVNNKFNHFIMTKLAEAGIPTQMEALLSDTECLVKKLDMVPVECVIRNRAAGSLVKRLGIEEGIELNPPLFDLFLKNDAMHDPMVNESYCETFGWVSKENLARMQELTYKANDVLKKLFDDAGLILVDFKLEFGLYKGEVVLGDEFSPDGSRLWDKETLDKMDKDRFRQSLGGVVEAYEAVAHRLGVKLD
- the bamC gene encoding outer membrane protein assembly factor BamC; protein product: MAYSVQKSRLAKVAGVSLVMLLAACSSDSRYKRQVSGDESYLDAPPLAELHAPAGMILPIQNGDYNIPVTNGSGLVGKALDIRPPAQPLALVSGARTQFTGDTASLLVESARGTTLWPQVVSVIQSKNYTIDKRDDASQALTTDWIEWNRLDEDQQYRGRYQVSVKPQGYQQAVTVKLLNLEQAGKPVADPSAMQRYSTEMLNVIAAGLDKNATDAANAAQNRNGSTFDVQSGADDTGLPMLVVRAPFNQTWQRLPATLEKVGMKVTDSTRSTGSITATYKPLSDSAWQELGASDPQLPSGDYKIQVGDLDNRSSLQFIDPKGHTLTQAQNDALVAAFQAAFSK
- the dapA gene encoding 4-hydroxy-tetrahydrodipicolinate synthase encodes the protein MFTGSIVALVTPMDEKGNVCRSSMKKLIDYHVANGTSAIVSVGTTGESATLSHEEHGDVVMLTLELADGRIPVIAGTGANATAEAISLTQRFNDSGIVGCLTVTPYYNRPTQEGLFQHFKAIAEHTDLPQILYNVPSRTGCDMLPETVGRLSKVKNIIGIKEATGNLSRVHQIKELVSDDFILLSGDDATALDFMQLGGNGVISVTANVAARDMADMCKLAAAGHFDEARVINQRLMPLHNKLFVEPNPIPVKWACKELGLVATDTLRLPMTPITDHGREIVAGALKHAGLL
- a CDS encoding glycine cleavage system transcriptional repressor; amino-acid sequence: MTTSSQHYLVITALGADRPGIVNTITRHVSSCGCNIEDSRLAMLGEEFTFIMLLSGTWNAITLIESTLPLKGAELDLLIVMKRTTARPRPALPATVWVQVEVPDSPHLIERFTALFDSHQMNIAELVSRTQPGDENAIPTLFIQITAHSPASQDASNIEQAFKALCTELHAQGSISVVDYSQHEQDGVE
- the bcp gene encoding thioredoxin-dependent thiol peroxidase yields the protein MNPLKAGDIAPKFSLPDQDGEQVNLTDFQGQRVLVYFYPKAMTPGCTVQACGLRDNMDELKKVGVEVLGISTDKPEKLSRFAEKELLNFTLLSDEDHQVCEQFGVWGEKSFMGKTYDGIHRISFLIGADGRVEHVFDDFKTSNHHDVVLKWLKESA